The Salana multivorans genome window below encodes:
- the lnt gene encoding apolipoprotein N-acyltransferase: MPAPVSVTEPRRPLTLLLAALGGLLTDAAFPQRNLWPLAFVGIALLVLALRRDSARWGFLVGLTWGAVFYLVHLWWVFDSVGGATWVLFSLVLAAYVGLVGAAWAWIRRWPPARRGWVGALAWSALWVALEGVRSIAPFEGFPWARLAFSQTTGPLLRLASLGGTPLVGGIVAGLGFALALVWWRMREGRPGRALVSLGVTVLVPLLCLAVPLGTRAEAGTVTVGAVQGNVPNAGLDAFANARGVIANHVAGTLDLLERAEAEGRSLDVVLWPENAADYDPRTDAQAQAAVTEASEAAGVPILLGTQSYVYGDDGRATARYNDMVRWDPGIGAVAVYAKQHPAPFAEYIPLRDLARRVTSAVDLVTVDMAKGTGPAILPVPVGEREVPFGVAICFEVAYDEIVADSVRDGAEILVVPTNNASFGLTAESEQQLAMTVFRAVEHGRAAVQVSTVGVSGIVWPNGVVSERTELFTPATMLADLPLRTSVTPATNLAPRLQWGAYGVAGLALLLGLVSAGRTRRPDTKGPR; the protein is encoded by the coding sequence GTGCCAGCCCCCGTGTCCGTGACCGAGCCGCGGCGCCCGCTGACCCTCCTCCTCGCGGCCCTCGGTGGCCTGCTGACCGACGCGGCCTTCCCACAGCGCAACCTGTGGCCGCTCGCCTTCGTCGGCATCGCCCTGCTCGTGCTCGCCCTGCGCCGCGACTCGGCGCGGTGGGGCTTCCTGGTCGGGCTCACCTGGGGTGCGGTCTTCTACCTCGTCCACCTGTGGTGGGTGTTCGACTCGGTCGGCGGCGCCACCTGGGTCCTGTTCTCGCTCGTCCTCGCCGCCTACGTCGGCCTCGTCGGCGCCGCGTGGGCGTGGATCCGGCGCTGGCCGCCCGCCCGGCGCGGCTGGGTCGGCGCGCTCGCCTGGTCGGCCCTGTGGGTCGCGCTGGAGGGCGTCCGGTCGATCGCGCCGTTCGAGGGGTTCCCGTGGGCGCGGCTCGCGTTCTCCCAGACCACCGGACCGCTCCTGCGGCTCGCGTCGCTGGGCGGGACGCCGCTGGTCGGCGGCATCGTCGCCGGGCTCGGGTTCGCTCTCGCCCTCGTGTGGTGGCGGATGCGCGAGGGCCGGCCCGGCCGGGCGCTCGTGAGCCTCGGGGTCACGGTGCTCGTGCCCCTGCTGTGCCTCGCCGTGCCGCTCGGCACGCGCGCCGAGGCCGGGACCGTGACCGTCGGAGCCGTCCAGGGCAACGTCCCGAACGCCGGCCTCGACGCCTTCGCCAACGCGCGCGGCGTCATCGCCAACCACGTCGCCGGCACCCTCGACCTCCTCGAGCGGGCCGAGGCCGAGGGCCGGTCGCTCGACGTCGTGCTCTGGCCGGAGAACGCAGCCGACTACGACCCGCGGACGGACGCCCAGGCGCAGGCCGCCGTGACCGAGGCGTCCGAGGCGGCCGGCGTGCCGATCCTGCTCGGCACGCAGAGCTACGTCTACGGGGACGACGGGCGGGCGACGGCCCGGTACAACGACATGGTGCGCTGGGACCCGGGGATCGGCGCCGTCGCCGTCTACGCCAAGCAGCACCCGGCGCCGTTCGCCGAGTACATCCCGCTGCGCGACCTCGCCCGCCGGGTCACCTCGGCGGTCGACCTCGTGACCGTCGACATGGCCAAGGGCACCGGGCCGGCCATCCTGCCGGTCCCGGTGGGGGAGCGGGAGGTGCCGTTCGGCGTCGCGATCTGCTTCGAGGTCGCCTACGACGAGATCGTCGCCGACTCGGTGCGCGACGGCGCGGAGATCCTCGTCGTCCCGACGAACAACGCCTCGTTCGGCCTCACCGCCGAGTCGGAGCAGCAGCTCGCCATGACCGTCTTCCGGGCCGTCGAGCACGGCCGCGCGGCGGTGCAGGTCTCGACCGTCGGGGTCTCCGGGATCGTCTGGCCGAACGGGGTGGTCTCGGAGCGGACCGAGCTGTTCACGCCCGCGACGATGCTCGCCGACCTGCCGCTGCGCACGAGCGTGACGCCCGCGACGAACCTCGCCCCGCGGCTGCAGTGGGGCGCGTATGGTGTTGCGGGGCTCGCGCTGCTGCTCGGCCTCGTCTCGGCGGGCAGGACCCGCCGCCCCGACACGAAAGGCCCCAGGTGA
- a CDS encoding DEAD/DEAH box helicase, whose translation MTSPELSPAERYAAHAARTRRQRAVGATAEDLDSFVRRQEFVLDDFQLTACEHLAGGQDVLVAAPTGAGKTIVGEFAVHLALATGRKAFYTTPIKALSNQKYLELAAVHGANRVGLLTGDQTINGEADVVVMTTEVLRNMIYARSATLEGLGYVVMDEVHYLADASRGGVWEEVILLLAPDARLVSLSATVSNAEEFGSWLSEVRGSTAVVVSERRPVPLWQQMMVRNDMIPLYAATGVDAADPGRDPRVNPDLVEAIRRAERAEGSGGDRRGRGRRDDRRGRGSRHGRERGGVRAPRRSTVVTTLDAGGLLPAIYFIFSRAGCEAAVEQVLASGARFTTPSERDLIAETLHEISMRIPGEDLAAVGFTSFAQALSRGVAAHHAGMLPVFKEAVEQLFAAGLIKVVFATETLALGINMPARSVVLESLVKWDGRAHVAVTPGEYTQLTGRAGRRGIDVEGHAVVLYASGVDPVGVAGLASRRTYPLRSSFRPTYNMAVNLLSSRPRDRVRELLEQSFAQFQADAGVVHLARQLRKHEDAIAGYLASAACDRGDVAEYLELQARISAIESSDQRERSAGRRRAVADQLGSLRPGDVIEIPRGRRAGWAVVLEAGTPGLDGPRPEVLGEDRQVRTIGHAEAPHGVRVAGRVRIPRGFSARDPRQRRDLASSLRNALADGLPGGASAELPSVDRTGDRAEELASLRRLLRAHPVHGCAEREDHLRWARRLTSLEAERDKLVQRISNRTTSIARDFDKVCEVLLTLGYLAEEEGEDGAVRVTASGRWLRRLYAERDLVLAQTLRSGHWDHLDAAELAAAATCIVYSPRGDDEGDPVVPRGLGARLELAVGTAMGRGDEVGDLERRVGLASSDAVHPGLVRTMLEWARGGSLADVLSRGDLLAGDFVRWARQVLDVLDQIAVAAPDAGLRDTARDAIDLVRRGVVGQDLV comes from the coding sequence ATGACCTCCCCGGAGCTCTCACCCGCCGAGAGGTACGCGGCCCACGCCGCCCGCACGAGGCGTCAGCGGGCCGTCGGCGCGACGGCCGAGGACCTCGACTCGTTCGTCCGACGCCAGGAGTTCGTGCTCGACGACTTCCAGCTCACCGCCTGCGAGCACCTCGCCGGCGGGCAGGACGTGCTCGTCGCCGCACCGACCGGCGCGGGCAAGACCATCGTCGGGGAGTTCGCCGTCCACCTGGCCCTGGCGACCGGGCGCAAGGCGTTCTACACGACGCCGATCAAGGCGCTGTCGAACCAGAAGTACCTCGAGCTGGCGGCCGTCCACGGCGCGAACCGGGTCGGACTGCTCACCGGGGACCAGACGATCAACGGGGAGGCCGACGTCGTCGTCATGACGACCGAGGTGCTGCGCAACATGATCTACGCGCGCTCGGCCACGCTGGAGGGCCTCGGGTACGTCGTCATGGACGAGGTGCACTACCTCGCGGACGCCTCGCGCGGCGGCGTGTGGGAGGAGGTCATCCTCCTGCTCGCGCCGGACGCCCGGCTCGTCTCGCTCTCGGCGACCGTCTCGAACGCCGAGGAGTTCGGGAGCTGGCTGTCCGAGGTGCGCGGATCGACGGCCGTCGTCGTCTCCGAGCGCCGCCCGGTCCCGCTGTGGCAGCAGATGATGGTCCGGAACGACATGATCCCGCTCTACGCCGCCACCGGCGTCGACGCGGCCGACCCGGGCCGCGACCCGCGGGTCAACCCCGACCTGGTCGAGGCGATCCGGCGCGCGGAGCGGGCCGAGGGCTCCGGTGGGGACCGCCGCGGCCGGGGGCGGCGGGACGACCGCCGGGGACGCGGCTCCCGGCACGGGCGCGAGCGCGGCGGCGTCCGGGCTCCGCGCCGCTCCACCGTCGTGACGACGCTGGACGCGGGCGGGCTGCTGCCCGCGATCTACTTCATCTTCTCCCGCGCCGGGTGCGAGGCGGCGGTCGAGCAGGTGCTCGCGTCCGGCGCCCGGTTCACCACCCCGAGCGAGCGCGACCTCATCGCCGAGACGCTGCACGAGATCTCGATGCGCATCCCGGGGGAGGACCTCGCCGCGGTCGGGTTCACCTCCTTCGCCCAGGCGCTCTCGCGCGGCGTCGCCGCCCACCACGCCGGGATGCTCCCGGTGTTCAAGGAGGCGGTCGAGCAGCTCTTCGCCGCCGGGCTCATCAAGGTCGTCTTCGCCACCGAGACGCTGGCGCTCGGCATCAACATGCCGGCGCGCTCGGTCGTGCTGGAGAGCCTGGTCAAGTGGGACGGCCGCGCCCACGTCGCCGTGACGCCGGGGGAGTACACGCAGCTCACCGGACGTGCGGGCCGGCGGGGGATCGACGTGGAGGGGCACGCCGTCGTGCTCTACGCCTCGGGCGTCGACCCGGTCGGCGTCGCCGGGCTCGCGTCGCGCCGCACCTACCCGCTGCGCTCCAGCTTCCGGCCGACCTACAACATGGCCGTCAACCTGCTGAGCAGCCGGCCCCGCGACCGGGTGCGGGAGCTGCTCGAGCAGTCCTTCGCGCAGTTCCAGGCCGACGCCGGCGTCGTCCACCTCGCGCGACAGCTCCGCAAGCACGAGGACGCGATCGCCGGCTACCTCGCCTCCGCCGCGTGCGACCGCGGCGACGTCGCGGAGTACCTGGAGCTGCAGGCGAGGATCTCCGCGATCGAGTCGTCCGACCAGCGCGAGCGCTCGGCCGGGCGCCGCCGCGCGGTGGCCGACCAGCTCGGCTCGCTGCGCCCCGGCGACGTCATCGAGATCCCGCGCGGGCGCCGCGCCGGCTGGGCGGTGGTGCTCGAGGCCGGAACGCCGGGGCTGGACGGCCCGCGCCCCGAGGTGCTCGGCGAGGACCGTCAGGTCCGCACGATCGGCCACGCCGAGGCGCCGCACGGCGTCCGGGTGGCCGGCCGCGTCCGCATCCCCCGGGGGTTCTCGGCGCGCGACCCGCGGCAGCGGCGCGACCTGGCCTCCTCGCTGCGCAACGCGCTCGCCGACGGCCTCCCGGGCGGCGCGTCAGCCGAGCTGCCGAGCGTCGACCGGACGGGCGATCGCGCCGAGGAGCTGGCCTCGCTCCGCCGGCTCCTGCGCGCGCACCCGGTGCACGGCTGCGCCGAGCGGGAGGACCACCTGCGCTGGGCGCGCCGGCTCACGTCGCTGGAGGCCGAGCGCGACAAGCTCGTCCAGCGGATCTCGAACCGCACCACCTCGATCGCTCGGGACTTCGACAAGGTCTGCGAGGTGCTCCTCACGCTCGGCTACCTCGCCGAGGAGGAGGGCGAGGACGGCGCCGTGCGCGTGACGGCCTCCGGTCGCTGGCTGCGCCGGCTGTACGCCGAGCGGGACCTCGTCCTCGCGCAGACGCTTCGCTCGGGGCACTGGGACCACCTCGACGCGGCCGAGCTCGCGGCCGCCGCCACCTGCATCGTCTACTCCCCGCGGGGTGACGACGAGGGCGACCCGGTCGTCCCCCGCGGTCTCGGCGCGCGGCTGGAGCTGGCGGTCGGGACGGCGATGGGGCGCGGCGACGAGGTGGGCGACCTCGAGCGGCGGGTCGGGCTGGCGTCGTCCGACGCCGTCCACCCCGGGCTCGTCCGGACGATGCTCGAGTGGGCCCGCGGCGGCTCGCTCGCCGACGTGCTGTCGCGCGGTGACCTGCTCGCCGGTGACTTCGTGCGGTGGGCACGGCAGGTCCTCGACGTCCTCGACCAGATCGCGGTGGCGGCCCCCGACGCCGGGCTGCGCGACACCGCCCGTGACGCGATCGACCTGGTCCGCCGTGGCGTCGTCGGGCAGGACCTCGTATGA
- a CDS encoding diacylglycerol/lipid kinase family protein, with protein MRLAVLVNPRSGGGRGARVAPGVVGMLREAGHDVVELRGSSVAEAAALLTREVTRPAAGGVPVDAVVSVGGDGGIHVALGVLREHAPGVPLGILAAGSGNDLARSLDLPLRDPVTQTAHLLASLSRPARMLDLGRVRPLGPDGAVDETREPLWFLNVASAGVDAAVNARANAMRRPRGKSRYLLGLAAELVRFRGYAVRVVADGADLGDCGTIVAVGNSRSIGGGMLIAPAANLSDGLLDVVVARTVGRALLASVFPRVYSGSHVTHPIVRVVRARTVDVLPDPDVLGRAPAPRLHADGEELCELPARVDLLPRAIPVLA; from the coding sequence GTGCGGCTCGCCGTCCTCGTCAACCCCCGCTCCGGCGGCGGCCGCGGAGCCCGGGTGGCGCCCGGGGTCGTCGGGATGCTCCGCGAGGCCGGGCACGACGTCGTGGAGCTGCGCGGGTCGAGCGTCGCCGAGGCCGCCGCACTGCTGACGCGGGAGGTGACGCGTCCCGCCGCGGGCGGCGTCCCCGTCGACGCGGTCGTCTCGGTCGGCGGCGACGGCGGCATCCACGTGGCGCTCGGCGTCCTGCGCGAGCACGCGCCGGGCGTCCCGCTCGGGATCCTCGCGGCCGGGTCGGGCAACGACCTCGCGCGCTCGCTCGACCTGCCGCTGCGCGACCCGGTGACGCAGACCGCGCACCTGCTCGCCTCGCTGAGCCGGCCCGCGCGGATGCTCGACCTGGGCCGGGTCCGGCCGCTCGGCCCCGACGGCGCGGTCGACGAGACGCGGGAGCCGCTGTGGTTCCTCAACGTGGCGAGCGCCGGCGTCGACGCGGCCGTGAACGCCCGGGCGAACGCGATGCGCCGGCCGCGGGGCAAGAGCCGCTACCTGCTCGGGCTCGCGGCGGAGCTCGTGCGGTTCCGCGGGTACGCGGTGCGCGTCGTGGCCGACGGGGCGGACCTCGGCGACTGCGGGACCATCGTCGCCGTCGGGAACTCGCGCAGCATCGGCGGCGGGATGCTCATCGCGCCGGCCGCGAACCTGAGCGACGGGCTGCTCGACGTCGTCGTCGCCCGCACGGTCGGTCGCGCGCTGCTGGCCTCGGTCTTCCCCCGCGTCTACAGCGGGAGCCACGTCACGCACCCCATCGTCCGGGTGGTCCGGGCGCGCACGGTCGACGTGCTGCCCGACCCGGACGTCCTCGGCCGCGCGCCGGCACCGCGGCTGCACGCAGACGGCGAGGAGCTGTGCGAGCTCCCGGCGCGGGTCGACCTGCTGCCACGAGCGATCCCGGTGCTCGCCTAG
- a CDS encoding helix-turn-helix transcriptional regulator has translation MRERTADRVARLLAMIAYLAAREEVTLADLAAHFGVTQAQARRDVETLWMTGSPGYLHGDLIDFQYDRWEQGRVSLLDSQGMERPVRLGHGEAVALVVALRAIAELPGLAGPALTSALDKLTAAAGEAASTAAAVAVDRPAAADAPQVAAHLATVRDALARGRRLDLVYVGASDEVTRRTVEPLALLSDGDQWYLRAHCLRAGDVRHFRLDRVVSASVSDEASERRPEAADPAADSVRPRGDHEVTLTLDPRARWVAERFDGQILAESAEAITVLLHVADPSWLDALVLDLGPDLHALAPAEHARRVAAAARRALAAYDEPEGGRS, from the coding sequence ATGCGTGAGCGCACCGCGGACCGCGTCGCCCGCCTCCTCGCGATGATCGCCTACCTCGCGGCGCGCGAGGAGGTGACGCTCGCCGATCTCGCCGCCCACTTCGGCGTCACCCAGGCGCAGGCGCGCCGCGACGTCGAGACGCTGTGGATGACCGGCAGCCCCGGCTACCTGCACGGCGACCTCATCGACTTCCAGTACGACCGGTGGGAGCAGGGCCGGGTCAGCCTGCTCGACTCCCAGGGCATGGAGCGGCCGGTCCGGCTGGGGCACGGCGAGGCGGTCGCCCTCGTCGTGGCGCTGCGCGCGATCGCCGAGCTGCCGGGACTCGCGGGTCCGGCGCTCACCTCGGCGCTGGACAAGCTGACGGCCGCGGCGGGGGAGGCCGCGAGCACGGCGGCCGCCGTCGCGGTCGACCGACCGGCCGCCGCCGACGCGCCGCAGGTGGCCGCGCACCTCGCGACGGTCCGCGACGCGCTCGCGCGCGGCCGCCGCCTCGACCTGGTCTACGTCGGGGCGTCGGACGAGGTCACGCGGCGCACGGTCGAGCCGCTCGCCCTGCTCTCGGACGGCGACCAGTGGTACCTGCGCGCGCACTGCCTGCGCGCCGGGGACGTGCGGCACTTCCGGCTCGACCGGGTGGTGAGCGCGAGCGTCTCCGACGAGGCGAGCGAGCGCCGTCCGGAGGCGGCCGACCCCGCGGCCGACTCGGTCCGTCCGCGGGGCGACCACGAGGTCACCCTGACGCTCGACCCGCGCGCCCGCTGGGTCGCCGAGCGGTTCGACGGACAGATCCTCGCCGAGTCCGCGGAGGCGATCACGGTGCTGCTGCACGTGGCCGACCCGTCGTGGCTGGACGCCCTCGTCCTCGATCTCGGCCCCGACCTGCACGCGCTGGCCCCGGCCGAGCACGCCCGCCGCGTCGCGGCTGCCGCCCGTCGCGCGCTCGCCGCGTACGACGAACCGGAAGGAGGGCGGAGCTGA
- a CDS encoding helix-turn-helix transcriptional regulator: MATVSPAERLFDLVIALRNARAPMSRAQIRSGVNGYHEAENDAAFERMFERDKVALRELGIPLLTITGDAHGDEYGYRIDVSDYDLPPIELTPEEIGVLGAAAQVWDGADLASPARRGLTKLLAVAPASTDPLAGRLRLPTPDEQFDALLAAISQRRLVTFAYRAAHSGATQERVVEPWRLLVSGGAWYLQGYDRVRAGERLFRLSRVAGGVRVLPPDESERQPVGPAYEGRRTRTDAVLLVRPDRATALRLRAASVEPDARPGYDRVVLAPGDLGDLASLVAGYADAVVVLEPPELVDAVRTRLLAVAALDAGDADA; the protein is encoded by the coding sequence ATGGCAACGGTGTCCCCGGCCGAACGGCTCTTCGACCTCGTGATCGCGCTGCGCAACGCACGCGCGCCGATGTCGCGCGCCCAGATCCGCTCGGGCGTCAACGGGTACCACGAGGCCGAGAACGACGCGGCCTTCGAGCGGATGTTCGAGCGGGACAAGGTGGCCCTGCGCGAGCTGGGCATCCCGCTGCTCACCATCACGGGCGACGCGCACGGCGACGAGTACGGCTACCGGATCGACGTCTCCGACTACGACCTGCCGCCGATCGAGCTGACGCCGGAGGAGATCGGCGTGCTCGGCGCCGCGGCCCAGGTCTGGGACGGCGCGGACCTCGCCTCGCCCGCGCGCCGCGGCCTCACCAAGCTGCTGGCCGTCGCGCCCGCCTCGACCGACCCGCTCGCCGGCCGGCTGCGGCTGCCGACGCCGGACGAGCAGTTCGACGCCCTGCTCGCCGCGATCAGCCAGCGCCGCCTCGTCACCTTCGCCTACCGCGCCGCCCACTCCGGCGCGACGCAGGAGCGCGTCGTCGAGCCGTGGCGCCTCCTGGTCTCCGGCGGCGCCTGGTACCTCCAGGGGTACGACCGCGTGCGGGCGGGGGAGCGGCTGTTCCGGCTCTCCCGCGTCGCCGGTGGCGTCCGCGTGCTCCCGCCGGACGAGTCGGAGCGTCAGCCCGTCGGGCCGGCGTACGAGGGCCGGCGCACCCGGACCGACGCCGTGCTGCTCGTGCGGCCCGACCGCGCGACGGCGCTGCGCCTGCGCGCCGCCTCCGTCGAGCCCGACGCGCGGCCCGGGTACGACCGCGTCGTGCTCGCCCCGGGCGACCTCGGCGACCTGGCCTCGCTGGTCGCCGGCTACGCCGACGCCGTCGTCGTGCTCGAGCCGCCGGAGCTGGTGGACGCCGTCCGGACCCGGCTGCTCGCCGTCGCGGCCCTGGACGCGGGGGACGCCGATGCGTGA
- a CDS encoding DUF952 domain-containing protein: MSVGFTGIARHLALRSDWAAAQDSGEYAVSTRGAGVAEVGFVHASRPGQLVAIRDAFYSDVPDADLVALELDLVALGERGIVVVEEPGDPREPAGERFPHVYGTLPLDAVTPVDL, encoded by the coding sequence GTGTCGGTCGGCTTCACGGGGATCGCGCGGCACCTGGCTCTGCGCTCGGACTGGGCGGCGGCGCAGGACTCCGGCGAGTACGCCGTCTCGACCCGCGGGGCGGGCGTGGCGGAGGTCGGGTTCGTCCACGCGAGCCGTCCGGGGCAGCTCGTCGCCATCCGGGACGCGTTCTACTCCGACGTGCCGGACGCGGACCTCGTCGCCCTCGAGCTCGACCTCGTGGCGCTCGGCGAGCGCGGGATCGTCGTCGTCGAGGAGCCGGGCGACCCGCGCGAGCCGGCCGGCGAGCGGTTCCCGCACGTCTACGGCACGCTGCCGCTGGACGCGGTGACGCCCGTCGACCTCTGA
- a CDS encoding PH domain-containing protein, with protein sequence MTAPREPDGRVGPAPDLTPFRPRWAPVVGVVLSILVLAGVVLLFVFVQPNAATRLGIGDYLLVVVVAGLLLGILWRQSSVSATPTPRGLAVRNLMGTTRLEWAQIVSVRFSPDRAWAQLDLADGDQLAVMAIQSADGERARHAAARLAALVQHYGTALDA encoded by the coding sequence GTGACCGCCCCGCGTGAGCCCGACGGGCGGGTCGGCCCGGCGCCGGACCTCACCCCGTTCCGGCCCCGCTGGGCCCCGGTGGTCGGGGTCGTCCTGTCGATCCTCGTGCTCGCCGGCGTCGTCCTGCTGTTCGTGTTCGTCCAGCCGAACGCCGCGACCCGGCTGGGCATCGGCGACTACCTCCTCGTCGTCGTGGTCGCCGGTCTCCTGCTCGGCATCCTGTGGCGGCAGAGCTCCGTGAGCGCGACGCCGACGCCGCGGGGCCTCGCCGTGCGCAACCTCATGGGGACGACCCGGCTGGAGTGGGCCCAGATCGTCTCGGTGCGGTTCTCCCCGGACCGCGCCTGGGCCCAGCTCGACCTCGCCGACGGCGACCAGCTCGCCGTCATGGCGATCCAGAGCGCCGACGGCGAGCGCGCGCGCCACGCCGCGGCGCGGCTGGCCGCCCTCGTCCAGCACTACGGGACGGCGCTCGACGCCTGA
- the hisG gene encoding ATP phosphoribosyltransferase, translating to MLRIAVPNKGSLSDPACQILAEAGYRQRREGRELVLVDADNDVEFFFLRPRDIAVYVGSGTVDAGITGRDLLIDSGVEAIEHRPLGFARSRFHFAAPSVAISSVADLAGKRIATSYRVLVERYLAERGVAADVIRLDGAIESTVQLGVADAVADVVETGSTLRAAGLSTFGDVLLESEAVLIRPLGDPRPGFDVLDRRIQGVLTAREYVLMEYNIPADLLERAVEVAPGLESPTVSPLHESGWAAVRTMVPRRVSHRVMDELYEMGARAILVTKIHASRI from the coding sequence ATGCTGCGAATCGCCGTCCCCAACAAGGGCTCCCTGTCCGACCCCGCGTGCCAGATCCTCGCCGAGGCCGGCTACCGGCAGCGCCGCGAGGGGCGCGAGCTCGTCCTCGTCGACGCCGACAACGACGTCGAGTTCTTCTTCCTGCGTCCGCGCGACATCGCCGTGTACGTCGGTTCGGGCACCGTCGACGCCGGGATCACCGGCCGCGACCTGCTCATCGACTCCGGCGTCGAGGCGATCGAGCACCGACCGCTCGGCTTCGCGCGGTCGCGGTTCCACTTCGCTGCCCCGTCGGTCGCGATCTCCAGCGTCGCCGACCTCGCGGGGAAGCGGATCGCGACGTCCTACCGCGTCCTGGTCGAGCGGTACCTCGCCGAGCGCGGCGTCGCGGCCGACGTCATCCGGCTCGACGGAGCGATCGAGTCGACCGTCCAGCTCGGCGTCGCCGACGCCGTCGCCGACGTGGTCGAGACGGGCTCGACGCTGCGGGCCGCCGGACTGTCGACGTTCGGCGACGTCCTGCTCGAGTCCGAGGCCGTGCTCATCCGTCCGCTGGGCGACCCGCGGCCCGGGTTCGACGTCCTCGACCGCCGCATCCAGGGCGTCCTGACCGCGCGCGAGTACGTGCTCATGGAGTACAACATCCCCGCCGACCTGCTCGAGCGGGCCGTTGAGGTCGCGCCGGGGCTGGAGTCGCCGACCGTCTCGCCGCTGCACGAGAGCGGCTGGGCCGCCGTCCGGACGATGGTGCCGCGTCGCGTGAGCCACCGCGTCATGGACGAGCTCTACGAGATGGGCGCGCGCGCGATCCTCGTCACCAAGATCCACGCGTCCCGGATCTAG
- a CDS encoding phosphoribosyl-ATP diphosphatase, which yields MKTFDDLFAELREKAALRPEGSGTVQELDAGVHFIGKKLVEEAAESWMAAEHEGPERAAEELSQLLYHAQVMMIAAGLDLEDVYRHL from the coding sequence GTGAAGACCTTCGATGACCTGTTCGCCGAGCTGCGCGAGAAGGCCGCCCTGCGGCCGGAGGGATCGGGCACGGTCCAGGAGCTCGACGCCGGCGTCCACTTCATCGGCAAGAAGCTGGTGGAGGAGGCCGCGGAGTCCTGGATGGCCGCCGAGCACGAGGGGCCCGAGCGCGCGGCCGAGGAGCTGTCCCAGCTCCTGTACCACGCGCAGGTCATGATGATCGCGGCCGGACTCGACCTCGAGGACGTCTACCGCCACCTGTGA
- a CDS encoding ABC transporter substrate-binding protein: MARTTHRPRQLRPLRGLAVVAALAALTACATVGAPTPPSSDGSPTGSAGSSEGSSRAPDDLVPVVLGLTYVPDVQFAPFYTAVANGYYADAGFDVTLRHHGVNEGLFTALEAGEEDLVVASGDEVLMSRAGGSNLQQVATVYAQSPQALLAPTGGRVSSLESVAGATVGIPGEFGSTWLALQILLSDAGLTLDDITVKSIGYTQVTALVTHQVDAVVGFSTSDAIRLADAGVEVTVFPVGNLVSIGIAAPQDTALTPEQLAAFRDATMQGAAAVTADPEAAVELAATYIPGMTSAAKKDALAVITATTKLYGHDGLTDPARWQSMARAMVDAGMIESIPENGYVNPPE; this comes from the coding sequence ATGGCACGCACCACCCACCGCCCCCGCCAGCTCCGCCCGTTGCGCGGACTCGCCGTCGTCGCGGCGCTCGCTGCGCTGACCGCCTGCGCGACCGTCGGGGCGCCGACCCCGCCGTCGTCCGACGGATCGCCGACCGGCTCGGCCGGCTCGTCGGAGGGCTCCTCCCGCGCCCCAGACGACCTCGTCCCCGTCGTGCTCGGGCTGACGTACGTCCCCGACGTCCAGTTCGCGCCGTTCTACACGGCCGTGGCGAACGGGTACTACGCGGACGCCGGCTTCGACGTCACGCTGCGCCACCACGGCGTCAACGAGGGCCTGTTCACCGCGCTCGAGGCGGGCGAGGAGGACCTCGTCGTCGCCAGCGGGGACGAGGTCCTGATGAGCCGCGCCGGGGGCAGCAACCTCCAGCAGGTCGCGACGGTCTACGCGCAGTCGCCGCAGGCGCTGCTCGCGCCGACCGGGGGGCGCGTCAGCTCGCTCGAGTCGGTCGCCGGCGCGACGGTCGGCATCCCGGGGGAGTTCGGCTCGACCTGGCTCGCCCTGCAGATCCTGCTCTCCGACGCCGGCCTCACGCTCGACGACATCACCGTCAAGAGCATCGGCTACACGCAGGTGACGGCGCTCGTGACGCACCAGGTGGACGCCGTCGTGGGCTTCTCCACCTCGGACGCGATCCGGCTGGCGGACGCCGGCGTCGAGGTCACGGTCTTCCCGGTCGGCAACCTCGTGAGCATCGGCATCGCTGCCCCGCAGGACACGGCCCTCACGCCGGAGCAGCTCGCGGCGTTCCGCGACGCGACGATGCAGGGCGCCGCCGCCGTCACCGCCGACCCGGAGGCCGCCGTCGAGCTGGCCGCCACCTACATCCCCGGCATGACCTCGGCCGCGAAGAAGGACGCGCTCGCCGTCATCACGGCCACGACGAAGCTCTACGGCCACGACGGCCTGACCGATCCGGCGCGCTGGCAGTCCATGGCGCGCGCCATGGTGGACGCCGGGATGATCGAGAGCATCCCGGAGAACGGCTACGTCAACCCGCCCGAATGA